One Paenibacillus riograndensis SBR5 DNA segment encodes these proteins:
- a CDS encoding glycosyltransferase family protein → MSDSNHSVRNERLAGRYSYLEREGLLPLPVQDGITVVVELRYAAWAWECLNLLQQHSGASISLIGVAMDTDFPLQPLTEAFPGAAFIPYEPGKYGVNEALAYAGTSFVALLEDRVMVTPGWVGNLLWPFIDDPSVQVAAPRSSTEQGEARERLHFGTEQELSAYVTHSLERRQGEWHEAPVLCGSCLVFTRELLQRIGGFDSTLVKRQLMVADWCLRARQRGGRLVLSDALYVHSLQPLLEARAKAEHEGMQDGVQAYLAKWGLDHSAVNVEEGILPVPPDVSALPPRPGIMLEKSTAAPVPLVTAVVYSERPLMLTPEEFCESQKRLQGQQSYGNIRWVWIRDSRRDALPEYPVREQDAVIAVQGEDSWLHALENVAALYDSEIVVYLSASADYDSHYVKRIAEAVLHGSADLVVSRADSAIEEPASVQSLPLLIPVKLPLERIAHRSGSVPGRITRQKVSGHGLQLEPQPSLAIGYIGGPPEANILTRCSGGEVRL, encoded by the coding sequence ATGTCAGATTCTAATCATTCTGTCAGGAACGAGCGTCTGGCAGGCAGATACAGCTACCTGGAGCGGGAAGGGTTGCTTCCGCTGCCGGTGCAGGATGGCATAACCGTGGTAGTGGAGCTGCGTTATGCCGCGTGGGCCTGGGAATGTCTGAACCTTTTGCAGCAGCACTCCGGTGCTTCGATTTCGTTGATTGGTGTTGCCATGGACACGGATTTTCCGCTACAGCCGTTGACGGAAGCTTTTCCCGGGGCGGCCTTTATTCCCTATGAACCCGGAAAATATGGGGTGAACGAGGCTTTGGCTTATGCCGGGACCTCTTTTGTCGCGCTGCTTGAGGACCGTGTGATGGTGACTCCCGGCTGGGTTGGCAATCTGCTGTGGCCGTTTATTGATGATCCTTCCGTTCAGGTGGCTGCACCCCGCTCTTCAACCGAGCAAGGTGAGGCCAGAGAGCGGCTGCATTTCGGCACTGAACAGGAATTGTCTGCTTATGTCACCCATTCGCTGGAACGGCGGCAGGGTGAATGGCATGAGGCCCCCGTGCTGTGCGGCTCCTGTCTGGTCTTCACGCGGGAGCTGCTGCAGCGTATCGGCGGGTTCGATTCCACGCTTGTCAAGCGGCAGCTGATGGTGGCCGACTGGTGCCTGCGGGCCCGTCAGCGGGGGGGCCGTCTGGTGCTGAGCGACGCTCTGTACGTTCACTCCCTGCAGCCGCTTCTGGAAGCGCGGGCAAAAGCTGAACATGAAGGCATGCAGGATGGGGTTCAAGCGTACCTGGCCAAATGGGGCCTGGACCACAGTGCTGTGAACGTAGAGGAAGGGATTCTTCCGGTCCCTCCGGATGTTTCAGCTCTGCCGCCGAGGCCAGGGATTATGCTGGAAAAATCGACAGCAGCACCGGTTCCGCTCGTCACGGCTGTTGTCTATTCTGAAAGGCCGCTTATGCTTACACCTGAAGAATTCTGTGAATCCCAGAAGAGGCTGCAAGGGCAGCAGAGCTACGGCAATATCCGCTGGGTATGGATTAGGGACAGCCGCAGAGATGCCCTCCCCGAATATCCGGTACGGGAGCAGGATGCGGTCATTGCGGTTCAAGGCGAGGACTCCTGGCTGCATGCACTGGAGAATGTCGCTGCCTTATATGACAGTGAGATCGTAGTATATCTCTCTGCTTCTGCAGATTACGACAGTCATTATGTGAAGCGGATTGCCGAGGCTGTCCTGCATGGTTCAGCCGACCTCGTGGTCAGCCGGGCGGATTCCGCAATAGAGGAGCCTGCATCCGTTCAGAGCCTGCCTCTCCTGATTCCGGTAAAGCTGCCTTTGGAGCGCATTGCCCACAGGAGCGGAAGCGTTCCCGGCC
- a CDS encoding DUF6033 family protein, whose translation MNISSSAIHSGALVNSTAQNNRITSTSSGSANFNLMLSKAATADTAALIAQQYGLSVGVESIPKNEQEIVSRGSRGNLQDVVIAPDIVEQMKTDSKLAEKIKGYIDHYANVDLPAFAQMDAMYGVTNVGSSLIIHEDGTKTVWSASVTSPEEVEKGRKIEAEKQKEKAEERERLEALHVPNQTMTAALGNLPYSKHTPPGNTGDLALYQGISSQEWLHQRSLFISKKRNELV comes from the coding sequence GTGAACATTTCTTCATCCGCCATACATTCCGGCGCTTTGGTTAACTCAACGGCCCAAAATAACCGTATAACAAGCACATCTTCCGGTTCCGCTAATTTCAACCTGATGTTGTCCAAAGCAGCCACAGCCGATACTGCTGCCTTGATTGCACAGCAATACGGCCTATCCGTAGGCGTCGAGTCTATTCCGAAAAATGAACAGGAAATCGTAAGCCGGGGATCAAGAGGAAATCTTCAGGATGTGGTGATCGCTCCGGATATTGTTGAACAAATGAAGACGGATTCCAAGCTGGCTGAGAAAATAAAGGGTTACATTGACCATTATGCCAATGTGGATCTTCCAGCCTTTGCACAAATGGATGCCATGTATGGTGTTACCAATGTCGGCAGCAGCCTGATTATTCATGAGGACGGCACCAAGACCGTATGGAGCGCTAGTGTCACTTCTCCGGAAGAGGTAGAAAAGGGCAGGAAAATCGAAGCGGAGAAGCAAAAGGAAAAAGCAGAAGAACGTGAACGGCTGGAAGCCCTCCACGTTCCCAATCAGACAATGACGGCAGCACTTGGCAATCTGCCGTACTCTAAACACACTCCGCCGGGAAATACTGGAGACCTGGCTCTTTATCAGGGGATTTCCAGTCAGGAATGGCTGCACCAGCGCTCGCTGTTCATATCCAAAAAGCGGAACGAACTTGTGTAA
- the yunB gene encoding sporulation protein YunB, with protein sequence MGRIKKWGSRSAKVPNLGRLRLPRLGWGGIPGAEGRSPAFRAKPSKEGIPVLTGRSPAFRAKPSKAGSRFSGQGLRYGKPKGRGFLRLRGSGEGEKTGSGSSVRSQKPRRRGRFWLIFSLVLILAVLQSLRYVEKHLKPPILHLAQIRVKQIATESINKAITTQVADTGNAEALIDWKTDKEGKISGFMLNYKEHMRITSQAAEVIQSTLQELHNQTERIPLGQALGSSLIASFGPDVPIKIEPQGAVKVELNTRQKDAGINMILVEVYIHIVTEVAVIIPFDMEPQVVDTEIPVSYLMVVGDVPMYYYDNQGQPVGDNGSSAPGIAIPAPAVDGNKAATPAPGSSNPETGNSPGEATHTPDSGAADTGHTEEETGSGSGEADGE encoded by the coding sequence ATGGGCAGAATCAAAAAATGGGGGAGCCGGAGCGCAAAGGTCCCCAATCTGGGACGGCTGCGGCTGCCCCGGCTGGGTTGGGGTGGCATTCCGGGAGCAGAGGGACGCAGCCCGGCATTCAGGGCTAAGCCATCTAAGGAAGGAATCCCGGTACTTACTGGACGCAGCCCGGCATTCAGGGCCAAGCCTTCCAAAGCGGGCAGCCGCTTTTCCGGTCAGGGCCTACGGTATGGAAAGCCGAAAGGCAGGGGATTTTTGCGCCTGCGGGGCAGTGGTGAAGGAGAGAAGACTGGATCCGGTTCTTCAGTACGGAGCCAGAAGCCGCGCAGACGGGGCAGATTCTGGCTCATTTTCAGCCTGGTGCTCATTCTGGCGGTACTGCAGAGCCTGCGTTATGTGGAGAAGCATTTGAAGCCGCCCATTCTTCATTTGGCACAGATCCGTGTCAAGCAGATTGCTACTGAATCGATCAACAAGGCGATCACCACCCAGGTGGCCGATACAGGGAACGCTGAAGCGCTGATTGACTGGAAAACAGACAAGGAAGGCAAAATATCGGGCTTCATGCTCAATTATAAGGAGCATATGCGCATTACGTCACAGGCCGCAGAGGTGATCCAGTCTACACTGCAAGAGCTGCATAATCAGACGGAGCGAATTCCGCTTGGTCAAGCGCTGGGAAGTTCGCTGATTGCTTCCTTTGGCCCCGATGTACCGATTAAGATTGAACCACAGGGTGCGGTCAAGGTGGAGCTGAATACCCGCCAGAAGGATGCCGGGATTAATATGATTCTGGTCGAGGTATACATTCATATTGTGACCGAGGTTGCCGTGATTATCCCGTTCGATATGGAGCCGCAGGTAGTGGATACCGAAATTCCCGTTTCCTATCTGATGGTGGTCGGTGATGTTCCTATGTACTACTATGATAATCAGGGCCAGCCTGTTGGAGACAACGGCAGCAGCGCGCCGGGAATTGCCATTCCGGCACCTGCCGTAGACGGAAATAAGGCGGCGACACCGGCGCCAGGCAGCAGCAACCCGGAAACCGGCAATTCCCCGGGAGAGGCTACTCATACTCCGGATTCAGGTGCAGCGGATACGGGCCATACGGAGGAGGAAACCGGAAGCGGCTCCGGGGAAGCTGACGGCGAGTGA
- a CDS encoding TVP38/TMEM64 family protein: protein MTETINAWIDWLLQSLGLSGPYILLVTIPLTVLQSLFGFFPLAVLIVLHVSVFNVIGGMLVSWLACNVGAMLSYFLFRRFLFDWFDRKWRSKLKRYDKWQRYLDRYGVWTLVLLRTVPIMPSNVINFMSAVSPMKVPAFIWGTVLGNLSYIWLFGTLGSTLIVSREEWNGFLLWYGVFVVILIGIFIRRHWGHLQEDKRRRME, encoded by the coding sequence ATGACAGAGACCATCAATGCCTGGATCGATTGGCTGCTGCAGTCACTTGGACTCAGCGGGCCGTACATTCTGCTGGTCACCATCCCGCTTACGGTGCTGCAGAGTCTGTTCGGATTTTTCCCTTTGGCGGTATTAATTGTTCTGCACGTATCTGTATTTAATGTAATCGGAGGGATGCTTGTCAGCTGGCTGGCCTGTAATGTTGGGGCGATGCTCAGCTATTTCCTGTTCCGCCGCTTTCTTTTTGACTGGTTCGACCGGAAATGGCGCTCCAAGCTGAAGCGCTATGACAAATGGCAGCGCTATCTGGACCGTTACGGGGTCTGGACACTGGTGCTGCTGCGTACGGTCCCGATCATGCCCAGCAATGTCATTAATTTCATGTCGGCGGTTTCGCCGATGAAGGTCCCGGCATTTATTTGGGGGACGGTTCTTGGCAATCTTTCATACATCTGGCTGTTCGGAACGCTTGGCTCGACACTGATTGTCTCCAGAGAGGAATGGAACGGCTTCCTTCTCTGGTACGGAGTGTTTGTTGTGATTCTTATCGGGATCTTCATCCGCCGCCACTGGGGACATCTTCAGGAGGATAAGCGCCGCCGGATGGAATAG
- a CDS encoding glycine betaine ABC transporter substrate-binding protein translates to MKKKTWGILMLILLVAVAAGCSSSSSKAKTVKLAYVAWDSEIASTNVVKEVLESKLGASVEMLQVDAGPMWAGIADGSADAMVAAWLPSTHASYLEKYGQDMEDLGANLEGTKTGLAVPAYMDIKSIEDLKNAGVAKSLNNQIIGIEPGAGIMTASQKAIDAYGLSDYTLLESSSAAMAQELQKAYTDNKPIVVTGWTPHWMFANMDLKYLDDPKGVYGGAEQIHTMVRKGLKEDMPDVYRFLDQFQWTPEDMAQVMGEIQGGKSPEDAAKAWVSEHEDQVNTWIAGIE, encoded by the coding sequence ATGAAGAAAAAAACCTGGGGAATACTAATGCTGATTTTGCTCGTAGCGGTAGCCGCCGGATGTTCATCCAGTTCATCCAAGGCTAAAACGGTGAAGCTGGCCTATGTGGCCTGGGATTCTGAAATTGCCAGCACTAATGTGGTCAAAGAGGTGCTTGAATCGAAGCTCGGTGCTTCGGTAGAAATGCTTCAGGTGGATGCCGGTCCGATGTGGGCCGGGATTGCTGACGGCAGTGCCGATGCCATGGTAGCCGCCTGGCTGCCGAGCACACATGCTTCTTACCTGGAGAAGTACGGACAGGATATGGAGGATCTGGGGGCCAATCTTGAAGGGACCAAGACCGGGCTTGCCGTTCCTGCCTATATGGATATCAAATCCATTGAGGATCTGAAGAATGCCGGTGTGGCAAAGTCCCTGAACAACCAAATTATCGGAATAGAGCCGGGCGCCGGCATCATGACTGCCAGCCAAAAGGCAATTGATGCCTATGGCCTCAGCGATTACACCCTGCTGGAGAGCTCTTCGGCGGCGATGGCACAGGAGCTGCAAAAGGCTTATACGGACAATAAACCGATTGTCGTTACCGGGTGGACACCGCACTGGATGTTTGCCAATATGGATCTGAAGTATCTGGATGATCCGAAAGGCGTCTATGGCGGGGCCGAGCAGATACACACCATGGTTCGCAAAGGCCTGAAGGAGGATATGCCGGATGTCTACCGTTTCCTGGATCAATTCCAGTGGACGCCGGAGGATATGGCGCAGGTAATGGGCGAAATCCAAGGCGGCAAATCTCCTGAAGATGCAGCGAAAGCCTGGGTTTCGGAGCATGAGGATCAAGTGAATACCTGGATCGCCGGAATCGAATAA
- a CDS encoding ABC transporter permease has protein sequence MNIPKLPLGKAVEWLENWLTTYLGPFFDFIHAVIGGMVNGIETALTVLPALVLILIITALAYWIGKWRMALFALAGLLLIDNLGLWGPSMQSLALVLTASVLAVLIGVPLGVLCAQSNGVQNTVTPVLDFMQTMPAFVYLLPAVSFFSLGVVPGVIASIIFAIPPTIRLTNLGIRQVSPELVEAADAFGSTSGQKLFKLQLPIALPTIMAGINQTIMLSLSMVVISSMIGAQGVGAYVYRAVSQAKTGAGFEAGIAIVIIAILLDRLTQKLVKPKKG, from the coding sequence ATGAATATTCCTAAGCTGCCGCTAGGCAAAGCAGTGGAATGGCTGGAGAACTGGTTAACCACCTACCTGGGGCCGTTCTTCGACTTCATTCATGCCGTTATCGGCGGAATGGTGAACGGTATCGAAACGGCCCTCACTGTTCTTCCAGCCCTTGTGCTGATTCTGATTATAACCGCTTTGGCCTATTGGATCGGCAAGTGGCGTATGGCGCTTTTCGCGCTCGCCGGGCTGCTGCTGATTGACAATCTGGGTCTATGGGGGCCATCGATGCAGTCACTGGCGCTTGTATTGACGGCCTCGGTGCTGGCAGTGCTGATTGGCGTTCCGCTTGGGGTGCTTTGTGCGCAGAGCAACGGGGTCCAGAATACAGTGACACCGGTTCTGGACTTTATGCAGACCATGCCGGCATTTGTCTATCTGCTGCCCGCCGTGTCTTTCTTTTCACTCGGGGTCGTTCCGGGTGTCATTGCTTCTATTATTTTTGCTATTCCGCCTACCATCCGCCTGACCAATCTGGGTATCCGCCAGGTATCTCCGGAGCTGGTGGAAGCGGCAGATGCATTCGGCTCCACTTCGGGCCAGAAGCTGTTCAAGCTGCAGCTGCCGATTGCCCTGCCGACGATCATGGCCGGCATTAACCAGACGATTATGCTCTCCCTGTCCATGGTCGTCATCTCATCGATGATCGGGGCTCAGGGCGTTGGCGCCTATGTATACCGGGCAGTGTCGCAAGCCAAGACCGGCGCGGGCTTTGAAGCGGGGATCGCAATTGTCATTATCGCGATCCTGTTGGACCGCCTGACTCAGAAACTGGTGAAACCAAAAAAAGGATAG
- a CDS encoding quaternary amine ABC transporter ATP-binding protein, producing MAIIEVKQLTKVFGHDAVRALPLLAQGWSKEKIAREAKLTVGVNRADFRIEEGEIFVIMGLSGSGKSTLVRLLNRLIEPTGGQVLFRDKDVVKMNPEQLRQFRRKNIGMVFQKFALFPHRTVLANAEYGLEVQGVEKKERTRLAMQALELVGLKGWEHHHPDQLSGGMQQRVGLARGLANDPDILLMDEAFSALDPLIRKDMQQELLELQSKMKKTIVFITHDLDEALRIGDRIALMKDGVIVQIGTPEEILIQPANKYVERFVEDVDLSKVLTAAHVMRQPEMIRPERGPRVALQLMRDSGVSSLYVADKEMKLQGVVTAEDAAQALKENRPILEVMRREIPRVSPDTLLNDLFELMSETHLPVAVVDEADKLKGIVIKGAVLSALAGNAVPEGEGMR from the coding sequence ATGGCAATTATTGAGGTGAAGCAGCTTACCAAGGTATTTGGTCATGATGCGGTACGGGCTCTTCCATTACTTGCGCAAGGATGGTCTAAAGAGAAAATTGCCCGGGAAGCCAAGCTGACGGTTGGAGTCAACAGGGCGGACTTCCGCATCGAAGAAGGAGAAATCTTTGTCATTATGGGGTTGTCGGGAAGCGGCAAGTCCACTCTGGTCCGGTTATTGAACCGTTTGATAGAGCCTACGGGGGGACAGGTGCTTTTTAGAGACAAGGATGTCGTCAAAATGAATCCTGAACAACTCCGCCAGTTCCGCCGCAAAAATATCGGAATGGTATTCCAGAAGTTTGCGCTGTTCCCGCACCGCACGGTGCTGGCCAATGCCGAATATGGCCTTGAAGTGCAGGGGGTGGAGAAAAAAGAAAGAACCCGGCTCGCCATGCAGGCTTTGGAGCTCGTAGGCCTTAAAGGCTGGGAGCATCACCATCCCGATCAGCTCAGCGGTGGGATGCAGCAGCGGGTGGGCCTGGCCCGCGGACTTGCCAATGATCCGGATATTCTGCTGATGGATGAGGCTTTCAGTGCGCTGGACCCGCTGATCCGCAAAGACATGCAGCAGGAGCTGCTGGAACTGCAGTCCAAAATGAAAAAGACGATTGTATTCATCACACATGATCTGGATGAGGCCCTGCGCATTGGCGACCGGATCGCTTTGATGAAGGATGGCGTGATTGTGCAGATCGGTACGCCGGAAGAGATTCTGATCCAGCCTGCCAACAAATATGTGGAGCGTTTTGTCGAGGATGTCGATCTGTCCAAGGTGCTGACCGCAGCACATGTGATGCGCCAGCCGGAAATGATCCGGCCGGAGCGCGGACCGCGCGTTGCGCTGCAATTGATGCGGGACAGCGGCGTCTCCAGCCTGTATGTGGCCGATAAAGAAATGAAGCTGCAGGGAGTGGTTACGGCAGAGGATGCGGCGCAGGCGCTCAAGGAGAACCGGCCGATTCTCGAAGTCATGCGCAGAGAGATTCCCCGTGTATCACCGGATACGCTGCTGAATGATCTGTTTGAACTCATGTCCGAGACGCATCTGCCTGTTGCAGTTGTGGATGAAGCGGACAAACTGAAGGGCATTGTTATCAAAGGGGCCGTTCTGTCTGCCCTGGCGGGCAATGCGGTTCCGGAAGGGGAGGGAATGCGATGA
- a CDS encoding GbsR/MarR family transcriptional regulator yields the protein MNDLVGLAPEQVERISKARERVIDSIGKNMDLYGITLSIGHLYGYMYFNQGPVTLDELSRTMGMSKTSMSTGVRTLLDLKMIDKVWGKGTRKDLFEVVPDWHQNFSDYFSIKWRKAVEGNMSALSKSLNEIRQMKSDYADEPGVEQLLNTDEVKIEEAIKYYRWLLKLIEALETGKIFELIPKES from the coding sequence ATGAATGATTTAGTAGGGCTTGCGCCCGAACAAGTTGAGAGAATTAGCAAAGCCCGGGAGCGCGTCATCGATTCCATCGGCAAAAATATGGATTTGTACGGAATAACACTGTCCATTGGGCATTTATACGGTTATATGTACTTCAATCAGGGTCCTGTAACGCTGGACGAGCTTAGCCGGACTATGGGAATGAGCAAAACTTCCATGAGTACAGGAGTGCGCACCCTGCTGGATCTGAAGATGATTGATAAGGTATGGGGAAAAGGCACCCGGAAGGACTTGTTCGAGGTAGTTCCCGATTGGCATCAGAACTTCAGTGATTACTTCTCTATTAAATGGAGAAAAGCCGTTGAAGGAAATATGTCGGCGCTGAGCAAATCACTGAACGAAATCAGACAAATGAAAAGCGACTATGCGGATGAACCGGGAGTGGAACAGCTGCTCAATACTGATGAAGTCAAAATTGAGGAAGCGATTAAATATTACCGCTGGCTCCTGAAGCTGATTGAAGCACTGGAAACCGGCAAAATCTTCGAACTGATTCCTAAAGAATCCTAG